TATGTGAAATATTATGTGGACACTGATAGACACAATGATGGCACTTGCATACTGTAACTACATGTGCAGCAATCCCCTGTGTCATTTATTGCCCCCTcaaccccccaacacacacacacacacacacacacacacacagacacacacacacacacacacacacagacacacacacacacagattcctgAGCAGCCCATTGTGTATAGTATGTTATGATTAGTTCTCGCAGGGGCCTTTTATGAGCACAGTGATGGTGTCTTCCTGGTGTGCCAGGAGCTTGTCACCATTAATCCCAGTGTGCTTTGGAAAAGCCCGTGGGAGGCCCAACCCTGACTGTTTAGCACGGCAATAAACCATTTGGCATTTAGGTAAACCAAAAACCGAGGGTGGTATCCTGCCTTCCTTATGGTAGTCGCCTGCATTGTTACTCTTTAATGAACAGCCTGATATTTCATTTGGTGGACTTGTTTATTCAGACAACCAAAATATGTGGGAGGTTGTTTAGTCCATTTAATAATTTTCTAAATTACATAATATATTGGCAACAAGCTAAATGTTAAGAGGAGGACACTAATGAGATTTATAATAGTCGTTAACAGAAAACCGAGACTGAGACTGAgctaaagacaaaaagaattaaaacaaaatgtgattttaagCACAGAGCATACGTCCAAACATGGAGCTgagatgttatatatatatatatatatatatatatatatatatatatatatatatacactttttacAATGAAGCACAATGGTAGTCTAAAGGACAAATTGATTCACAAAAGCACTGTAAAATCATTAAATCATtcaccacagaaaaaaaaatctctttattGATTCCCAATACAAATTCTCGTAACAGTGTTATCTTCCATTCGGACATTTTAAAAGTGACAGAAGGTTTAattcagcagattatttttcttCACGTTTGCCTCATGCAATCACAAATGAAGAAACAGCACCAATCTATTTATTTTGTCCAAAGCTAATTGTCAGGGTTGAAGTGAAGAATAGTATTAAACTGTGTAAAGCACCACAGTCTGATAGATTGATGTAACCGTAATATGTAATGctgaaatttatattttacactttataaacaggaatatgctttaaaaagaatgaaatgcCATTTAAGTGTGAAATAGTGTGATTATTATAGCAAAATTTCATTCCGGGTGATGAGTCCAGGCAAGCAGACAATTTCATGGTTTGCTTGCCGCATTCTGAAATCTTTTTCCGCACAATTTCTTTTGAACTTTGCAATTCAAAACCttgcttaagtttttatgtCCATTCTTTATTACACTGTATGATCCAATGTATATGGATGCCTTGCCATGGCCCTTGTATGTAGGCCTTCTCCTAAACTTTTGCTTAAAAGTTTGAGGGCCCTAATTGTCTAGAATGTCTTTTTATGCTTTAGCATCATGTTATTAGCGTAAACCAAAAACGTTTCAGAATGACAATGTTTTTCAAGGTTGGTTTAGAAGCATTTCAGAGCACTGACCTCAACCTTATTGAACACTTTTAGGATAAATCAGAAAGTAGGCACCCCAGACCTCTAGTGTGTGACCTCCCTAAATCTCTTGAGACTGAATGAATACAAATATCCATAAGCACACTCCAAGAGAAGCAATTATTGCTGCACATACAAGAAATGATAACTTTAAATTATTGCTACTAACgatggatctacaagctattgaatcatgtggggtacttagtattgccaacatgtttttctttttttggcttcatttttgttaaatacataATGGCATAAATAAGTTATATGTTGTATATGGTGGAAAAAGTTGTATATTGTTGATCATCTTAGGttttatttgcctaatactattACACGCTATGATcagataatttaaaaaaaatgtccttaAGATGATAAATTAGGGCAAATCAACTATTCATGCAAAAATCTTGGAAGGTAGTTAATCCACTTCTGCTCCAGGCCTGGTAGCATTTGTCCAACCATGGTGGCAGGAGAGAGTGATTAAAACAGAAAGGTGTTTCTACAAAGGTCCTGGGGATATTGAGCACCTTCTAAATCTGGTTGAGTATGTTCTTAGAGTTTCTTGTTATAAAATGTAGTTTAAAAAGCCTGAAAAACAGCAAGCCCTCATTTTTATCCACAAGGGGGAATCAGGGGTGTTGATCAAATGATttgattatgtttttacataaacatatagaacaaattttttaaacctgactgttgtctcactcatcatctataccgccttatcctgtatacagggttgtaggaacctggagcctatcctaggaaaTTAAGGGCACGAAGCATGATACAATGCCAATCTATCGAAGGACATATACATAagcactcacacgctcattcacacactataggcaattttggaacgccaactaacctaatctgcatgtctttggactgttggaggaaaccggaatacccagaGCACAGAACACCAATGCAAACAGATCatgcaaacacatgcacacagaccctgaggcaggaatcgaaccctgacgctggaggtgcaaagcgacagttcTGTTTTAGCGATTCCCATCCCtagcagatatactgtataaattaatGTATTAAGAGACCCAATAAATTGACCTGATTTGTTATCAGTCCTATTTTAACAGCATTCTTATAACTGACCTTTAGTGATTTATAGTGAGGACTAGAGTCATTACCAACCTTACCAGTCTTTTCAGCATGCAAACCTTCAAGATAAGATGAAATATGGTACAAGACTGTTTGTTTCTTGGTCTGCTGTACCAATCAGTGCTTAGACACTTTCACTTAGTTTAAGCAGaatcatatttaatatatagactgtattgtatagtatttgtttgtacaaattatttgctaatttttttgaattttaacaaaacctaaataaaaatttaaatacagttaaaccttggattggctttatgcacatgcacacaaattatttacacatatgATCACAatgttgtagtaaacagtacatgtgtgcACGGATGTAGACTATACGAGTGACACTTGTGCAcagagactgagcatgggagacgattacccacaatccttcAGCGCAAGAgggagagaagaaccattggcttagttgtgatcatctGATGCTAGGCAGACAACGCACAAGTGTACTATGTGAATATCAAGACTCCATTTGTTTATcgagttaaaatgtattaaaaaattttgcttgtcttgcaaaatgctcacggagcaagttactcgcaatccaaggttccactgtatttatataatcatgatatttacagaatcacAATTCAAATGAAATCAGCACCTTTTCCTCTGACTATTAAATGGATAGTGGATAAAaacaaagtaatttaaaaacataattacatAGTAAACAATGCACCAAACAAAGACtatcttttgtattttttgtgaaaattggcagtggttttaaaattttgtactgttgcttaaagaaatgaaaagcaacAATGCTGTACACATGTGGAAATTTATCCAGCCTGCCAGATGGCAAGGTTGTGGAGCTAATGCATTTGAGTGATATTGAATATTGTGTTTCCCAGAAGTCTAACTCAGATTGTGCCAATCTTATTAATAGAGCAAGAATCCCAGAATGAGCAACAGGTGCTAAACCTGCTGGGTAATATTCCAAAGGCAGAGCGAGGCATAATGAACAGCTGCCAAGGGAGACTGTGTATCCTTTCAgactattacacacacacacacacacacacacacacacacacacacacacacacacacagatggtaGTATATCTGTCAGGTCTGAAGCCTCTGCTGTGGATCTTACAATAATAGTGGTATTGATGACTATTCTCAGAAACACCAGGACATCTCAACCTTGACCTaaatgtgcacgtgtgtgtatttgtgggtGTGTACATGTCCTCATATTTTACaggggacaaaaaaaatctgtaaatataCAGATTTGACAGTTGTAGAGATTTTGCGCTGGTTCccatgaggattttttttttctccaataaaAACTGCAGCTTTGATTCAAACCAAGCTTATGTTCATACTCTACCTGGCCACCAAACACCACActttatgcaatgtcacaacattcaTTTTTATCCAGAGTTGTATTCGTTTTAGGTGGAGAAGTAATGATGATGTGACAGTCAAAAGGCTTCATCACATCCTAAAGATTTTCGATAGGGTTAAAATCAGTACATAACATTGCTAAGCCAAAACCGAACCAACTGTAGCAACCCCCAGAACATAAGAGTGCCTCCGGAGGCGTGTACAGTGTGCAATATGCTatgtatgatgggtgcatcactttacAGTATCTTCTTTATTTCTTaccattgctctggaatagggttgatcacatgaccttttaaaATTTCACCAAAGTCAAACTTTTATGCACTCCAACAAAATCaagtctttttttctgcttattcTCATTAACAAGTGATTTAAGTGATTCCAAATTATGGCCATTCATGATCTGTTTTTGACGACATTTTTTCTGTGAAGTTGAGGTTCAGCACTGGATAGTTCCAAGGTTTTATAAATGGTTGGACATTTCTTAACATAATTCCAGTAATTTCGGAAATCTTCTTAGCTGCTTTCTTtccttgatgcaggccaatactTTGACCCTTCCAAACTCAGCAACATCATTCAATGACTAGGTGATATATCTTACGACCTAGTTGTTTAAGAAGGGAAAATGGACTTATTgcagcagttagggttaaaagaaTGGTTGTAGCTGAagtatattaatcactgcataATTCAATCAGGTACAATCATGTATTTGTTTACTTAATTTTCTTGGTCAGGATGTgtagctcggtggttaaggcattagactgTGGTTTagaaggtcctaggttcaaatGACTAACCTAGTCCATGACTACCAAGTTGGTCCTTAACCCTCCACTGcttacatatatacagtaatgaaacacaaaagtcactttggataagggcatctgctaaATGTAGTGGGCTGCAGTGTTTAAGAGAATTTCTTTACAATAAAACTGCTGCTTTTTTTAAGACTAATGaaataatattactttttttaatagaaaaatgcAAGGTCTTTGCATAGCTAAATAAGACTTCTTAAAGATTAAATCTGTGTGTAACAGAAGTATATTTAAAAGTGTGTTCTGTCACCGTTATTTTTAGTGAGGGTTTTGGAGTTCATCTCTCTgagaagacaaacaaacaagcttAATCACATTAATCCACTGTGATCAGCTTCCTAGCTTCATATCCTTATTATACTCAAATGCCACCtactgtgtttattattttttctttctttgttcatTTACCCAATTTATCGCTTTCATCATTTAGTGTTCATCTAGTTGGCCTCATTATCTATCTAATAGTGTTTACTTGTTTATATTAGTCTATTTATTAACATTGCTTTGTTGTTAATGCAGATCACTTTGCCTTACgaaaatattgactgttttatcactattacaatatttaatgtttagtCTTGTTGACAGCATATAAAGGTCCATTGGTAAACATTGCATTCTGGTCTTCCTCTGATGCCAAGATTTCTAGCCCACAATGCACATACGACCAGTCTTTTGCCTGTGTTTTTACAACCAGTCTTTTGCCATTCCCTTGCTATTCCACTTAAGGTTTTTGAAAAGTTTTAAGTCTCGTATTAAAAGGCGGTGACATTGCTGCAGTAGCTAGTTAGGTAACTAATGCCAGGTACAGTAGCATGTTACATTTCCTGTCACAGAGGTTAGTCAACACCACCTATCTAAATTAATCTGAATAaccaaaaatatacagtactgtatattatgccATAACCTACAATGATGAAAGGGATTATGCAGCAAAAGATTTAAGGGGTGGTGTTTAGCAAATAAGTGTGTAAATTCTGCTTTAAATTCCTGGGTTTTGGTGCAGTATTTATTGTGTTAAAACCTGGTGGTCTATTCATTTGGGCAATGGTTAACTATTAATTTGGGCAAAGAAATAATTGATTTCAGCAAAGCCAGAAGTAAACAAataggtttttttccccccaggtaAGGGACTTTATAAAATTGATCTGTGAGGTGCAAAGTAAGCCAAAGGACAGGTGCAATGCTATAGAATCATAATATGCTCTAGAACTGAATAAAAAGATGAACAAATTATTAGATATAcccaaaatattttaacaattccTTTATGTAATGATCTAATTATTATGCCacgttttgttttaatgtttgtgaTCTAAGATAACTGTAATTAATGTTTTAGCTCTACCTTATGCTTTTTGATTTGTTTAAGTATGTGCAGTGGACCCAACAAGCCAAATAGCAAAGGAGGGAGAGTATTGATTTGGGCTTAGCATGTGGACGAATAGGAGTCAAAGTCATCTAtcattatcatatatataaagttatatacagtatatatctttatttttatataattcatatattacatgtttttatttgtgcttcAAGCTTCACATACCCACATATTTATGATTGTTGTGATTATTAGCTTGTTTTTGTTGCTGTCCCTTTGTTATTGTATTGTACTGGAATGGAGGACAGCCTGCTGTGCCTAATTGAGCTGAGGAAACCACAATTGTTCCAGCTAATGGAGAgatgttttcacacagcatgTCTTATTGTTTCTTATCCTTTTATAAGTTTATCTGACTGTTTTACATTCATGTAATATTCAAAAATAGTTTGCCCAAATAGGATTGGGCTTTAGTTTGAATGATgacatcatatttaaaaaatgtggtcAATTTGGCTTCTTATTCATTCATTTGCAGATTCTCCACTTCTGTTGGAAGTTAAATTGGCAAGCAATTGGCAATTTTTGATTCAAATActcatgataaaaaaatattataaaatcttGGCAAACCCATATATTATATAACCATACACAgaaatatgtttataataagcTAGTTCCTGAGAACAAATTCTTCATCTTCTGCTTTTCGCATCTCTCATGGATTAAACACCAACAATGAAGATTTTAGCTTTTTGATTGGATTAAATCTAGattgatttactgtataatgttacTTAACTAGTTCTGCaaagtgtttttataataacattGTTTTACTTTTGAGAGAAAGAGACCCTTTATGATGACATGGTGGTTTTGTATTTTGCAGGTCGTTGCTTTTGTCTCACTCTTCTTCATCTTGGTGTCTATCACAAACTTCTGCCTTGAGACCCATGAGGCCTTCAATGAACTCCAGAACCGTACTGAAGAGATTTCGGATGGCAACGCTACCAAGATGGTGTCTACTATTGAAGTGGTGACGAATCCTGCACTTACGCTGGTGGAGGGCATCTGTGTGGTGTGGTTCACATTCGAGTTCCTGGTGCGCATCATTTGCTGTCCTGACAAGCTGCTCTTCATTAAGAATTTGCTGAATATCATTGACTTTGTTGCCATTCTACCTTTCTACTTGGAGATTAGTCTGAGCGGACTCTCCTCCAAAGCTGCCACGGATGTGCTTGGATTCTTGCGAGTGGTGCGTTTTGTGCGCATTCTGCGGATCTTCAAGCTAACCCGTCACTTTGTAGGTCTCAGAGTGCTTGGCCACACGCTGCGTGCCAGTGTTAATGAATTCTGTCTCCTCATCATCTTTCTTGCTCTTGGTGTTCTTATCTTTGCTACAATGATCTACTACGCAGAGCGCATTGGTGGACACCCTGATGATCCATACACGAACCGTCACACTCATTTCAAGAACATTCCGATCAGCTTCTGGTGGGCTGTGGTCACTATGACTACGCTGGGTTATGGGGACATGTATCCTCAAACCTGGCTGGGTATGATGGTTGGTGCTCTGTGTGCATTAGCAGGCGTTCTAACTATTGCCATGCCAGTCCCtgttattgttaataattttgGGATGTACTACTCTCTGGCAATGGCGAAGCAAAAGTTGCCCAAAAAGAAGAAACGCCACCACCGAAACCCAGACACAGCTTTGGACTCAGCCTCATTTGGAAAGTCTGAGAGCAACTCGCACAGAAATAGCACCCAAAGTGACACCTGTCCTCTTGCACCTGAGGAAAACATTGCAAGGAACCGTTCAGGTAAAAAATTTACATTGGGGATATGACAACCTACTGTATGGCgatataacaaaaaatatgaccaaaaaaaaaaaaaaacagttttggaaCTGTACTACGATTTCAGTCAGGGCATAAAAAAACTGCCATACtgcattttctttcttaaattcTGGACGTCTAATTGGCGCTGGGTAACATCATATATCACTACGTTTAATAAAAACCTgcctctctcaaaaaaaaaaaaaatttatatatacagtatatatatatatatatatagtttttgcaagaagtgcatttgcaaaatctgtcaagcaccataatgaaactggctttcatg
This region of Clarias gariepinus isolate MV-2021 ecotype Netherlands chromosome 9, CGAR_prim_01v2, whole genome shotgun sequence genomic DNA includes:
- the kcnc4 gene encoding potassium voltage-gated channel subfamily C member 4; translation: MISSVCVSSYRGRKSGNKPPSKSCLKEEMAKAEDSDKIILNVGGTRHETYKSTLRSIPGTRLAWLAEPEAQLDAGAEAAQAPATNEFFFDRHPGIFAYVLNYYRTGKLHCPADVCGPLFEEELAFWGIDETDVEPCCWMNYRQHRDAEEALDIFEPPDPEDVDDDRDVPRRFGIEDCPQRSRGCFEVWQPKIWALFEDPYSSRAARVVAFVSLFFILVSITNFCLETHEAFNELQNRTEEISDGNATKMVSTIEVVTNPALTLVEGICVVWFTFEFLVRIICCPDKLLFIKNLLNIIDFVAILPFYLEISLSGLSSKAATDVLGFLRVVRFVRILRIFKLTRHFVGLRVLGHTLRASVNEFCLLIIFLALGVLIFATMIYYAERIGGHPDDPYTNRHTHFKNIPISFWWAVVTMTTLGYGDMYPQTWLGMMVGALCALAGVLTIAMPVPVIVNNFGMYYSLAMAKQKLPKKKKRHHRNPDTALDSASFGKSESNSHRNSTQSDTCPLAPEENIARNRSDSKQNGDANVALSEDEPLSPSERWSLRRSHKRDKCKKEGTSFLLTSGDFSCSTDPTICTGSCKDALTATASYGQTEVTTMT